From one Ignavibacteria bacterium genomic stretch:
- a CDS encoding toxin-antitoxin system YwqK family antitoxin yields the protein MVYDGIFTTYYENGNIREETSYKNGLPDGESRIYYTDGRLMELSYFKAGKKEGPSRTYFESGILKSDIQYQDDLISGDAKYYYEDGELKAEVSYCGGRKNGPTKIFYKSGPLRENQTLVDDKIEGKKTTYYKSGMLKGEWSYKNGVPDGPSRFYYENGQLLGEKNYSAGKDHGSTQIFFKDGKLKEKINFVTGKKHGENLLFDESGKLKARILYENGEKKEVVVPEGEKQAGFNYESSAYEKAGLKARKIAGGLLKIAAVFAVIFAVYIIFLAIAG from the coding sequence ATGGTATATGACGGCATTTTTACAACCTATTACGAAAACGGGAACATAAGAGAAGAAACCAGCTACAAAAACGGGCTTCCGGATGGGGAGTCTAGAATTTACTACACGGATGGCCGCTTAATGGAGCTTTCTTACTTTAAGGCGGGGAAGAAAGAAGGCCCTTCAAGAACTTACTTTGAAAGCGGTATACTGAAAAGCGATATCCAGTACCAGGATGACCTCATCTCCGGAGATGCTAAGTATTATTACGAGGACGGGGAACTAAAAGCTGAGGTCTCCTACTGTGGCGGAAGGAAAAACGGCCCAACCAAAATTTTCTACAAATCCGGCCCCCTAAGAGAAAATCAAACACTGGTAGACGACAAAATTGAAGGGAAAAAGACCACTTACTACAAAAGCGGCATGCTCAAAGGGGAGTGGTCTTATAAAAACGGCGTCCCCGACGGGCCTTCAAGGTTTTATTACGAAAACGGCCAGCTCCTGGGAGAAAAAAACTACTCTGCCGGTAAAGACCACGGCTCGACGCAGATTTTCTTTAAAGACGGAAAGCTGAAGGAGAAAATTAACTTTGTCACTGGCAAAAAACACGGCGAAAACCTCCTCTTCGATGAATCTGGTAAACTTAAGGCCAGGATTCTTTATGAAAACGGAGAAAAAAAGGAAGTTGTTGTGCCTGAAGGTGAAAAGCAGGCGGGCTTTAATTATGAATCTTCCGCCTATGAAAAAGCCGGGCTTAAAGCCAGAAAAATTGCCGGAGGATTGCTCAAAATAGCTGCGGTTTTTGCCGTAATATTTGCCGTTTATATCATCTTCCTGGCAATTGCAGGATAG
- a CDS encoding toxin-antitoxin system YwqK family antitoxin, producing the protein MENEYPNLTPDNLEKESPFDYSSTYYDSGKIKCERFFTDDHLLLKEIHYSPAGQIREIVNYKKDGTKYLHQYFQNEIVKSGLALTYYESGAIQSQKYYVDGKVHWEEKIFGPEGQLLEIITYIKGGKTGVSTIFNQLGGKISEITYKDNQPEGISRFYYDNGQLKAEISYIKGKKNGVSKIYYQNGIMKVAESMRDDVRDGLTKTFYENGGSKEEWYFLDGELNGNCKFFYRTGQLFGTKNYENGKEEGLSQFFYKSGKLKEEIIYHEGNKWGVSKVYDENGNIQVEYIYKDNEIIEEKRSAPVYQEPAGTSSKSENVRRNINYFLIFSAVLIMLYLLYAFILYVV; encoded by the coding sequence ATGGAAAACGAATATCCAAATTTAACTCCGGATAATTTAGAGAAAGAATCTCCTTTTGATTACTCCAGCACATATTACGACAGCGGGAAAATCAAATGTGAGCGTTTTTTTACAGATGACCACCTCCTTCTTAAAGAGATTCACTACAGCCCTGCCGGACAGATCAGGGAGATAGTCAACTATAAGAAAGACGGGACGAAATATCTTCATCAGTATTTTCAAAATGAAATTGTAAAAAGCGGACTGGCACTTACTTATTATGAAAGCGGGGCCATACAGAGCCAGAAATACTATGTTGACGGAAAGGTGCACTGGGAGGAGAAGATATTCGGGCCCGAAGGGCAGCTTCTTGAGATAATTACATACATAAAGGGGGGTAAAACCGGGGTAAGCACAATATTCAACCAGCTGGGAGGTAAGATCAGTGAGATCACGTATAAAGATAATCAGCCCGAAGGGATATCCAGGTTTTATTATGACAACGGGCAGCTGAAGGCTGAAATAAGCTACATTAAGGGGAAGAAAAACGGCGTCTCAAAAATATACTACCAGAACGGAATAATGAAAGTAGCCGAAAGCATGAGGGACGACGTACGCGACGGCCTTACAAAAACTTTTTATGAAAACGGGGGTTCAAAGGAAGAGTGGTATTTTCTGGACGGAGAACTCAACGGAAACTGCAAGTTTTTCTACAGAACGGGGCAGCTCTTCGGGACCAAGAATTACGAGAACGGCAAAGAAGAAGGACTCTCGCAGTTTTTTTATAAAAGCGGGAAATTAAAAGAAGAGATTATATACCATGAAGGGAATAAATGGGGTGTAAGTAAAGTATATGATGAGAACGGCAATATACAGGTTGAATATATATACAAGGATAACGAGATAATTGAAGAAAAGAGGAGCGCGCCTGTTTATCAGGAGCCGGCCGGCACATCATCAAAAAGTGAAAACGTCAGGAGAAATATCAATTATTTCCTTATATTTTCAGCTGTGCTGATAATGCTTTATCTGCTCTACGCATTTATTCTTTATGTAGTGTAA